One window from the genome of Terriglobia bacterium encodes:
- a CDS encoding 2-oxoacid:ferredoxin oxidoreductase subunit beta has translation MPAEPESPKSKGNANRVGLLMQDYKGKDSTLCAGCGHDAITSQIIRSLFQYGVEPHRVIKLSGIGCSSKTPAYFLDRAHGFNAVHGRMPAVGTGAILANRTLIAIGVSGDGDTASIGTGQFVHLLRRNIPMVYIMENNGVYGLTKGQFSATADPGSTLKTGVVNDLPVIDCCALAVELGCGYVARSFAGDPKQLVALLEGALGHRGTAFLDVISPCVTFNNHDGSTKSYKYAKEMEELLHEVSFVPFFEPITADYEEGTARIVELHDGSHITLRKLDRDFDPRNKAESLRLLLETRERSEFLTGLLYVDPKKPDFTKLLDLPEEPLAQLASDRVRPAPAALEEIMDSLR, from the coding sequence GGGCACGACGCCATTACCAGCCAGATCATCCGCTCGCTCTTCCAGTACGGCGTGGAGCCGCATCGCGTGATCAAGTTGTCGGGCATCGGATGCTCGTCGAAAACCCCCGCTTACTTCCTGGACCGCGCCCACGGGTTCAACGCGGTGCACGGGCGCATGCCGGCCGTGGGAACCGGCGCCATCCTCGCCAACCGCACGCTGATCGCCATCGGAGTCAGCGGCGATGGCGATACCGCATCGATCGGGACCGGCCAGTTCGTGCACCTGCTGCGCCGCAACATCCCGATGGTGTACATCATGGAGAACAACGGGGTGTACGGGCTCACCAAGGGCCAATTCTCCGCGACCGCCGATCCCGGCTCGACCCTCAAGACCGGCGTGGTCAACGATCTTCCGGTCATCGACTGCTGCGCGCTGGCAGTCGAGCTCGGCTGCGGCTACGTTGCCCGCTCGTTCGCCGGCGATCCCAAACAGCTCGTCGCCTTGCTGGAAGGGGCCCTCGGCCATCGTGGCACAGCATTCCTCGATGTCATTTCACCCTGCGTCACTTTTAACAACCACGACGGCTCGACCAAAAGCTACAAATATGCGAAGGAGATGGAAGAACTGCTGCACGAGGTGAGCTTCGTTCCATTCTTCGAGCCGATCACCGCCGACTACGAAGAGGGCACCGCAAGGATCGTCGAACTGCACGACGGTTCCCACATCACCCTGAGGAAGCTCGACCGGGATTTTGATCCCCGGAACAAAGCTGAGTCACTGCGCCTCCTCCTCGAAACGAGGGAAAGAAGCGAGTTCCTCACCGGGCTGCTTTACGTGGATCCGAAGAAGCCGGATTTCACTAAGCTCCTCGACTTGCCCGAGGAACCGCTGGCTCAACTGGCTTCGGATCGGGTGCGCCCCGCCCCCGCAGCCTTGGAAGAGATCATGGACTCCTTGCGGTAG